The DNA region CCTCCTCACCAACATCGCCAGCCTCGTCACCAACGACCCCGCCCTCGGCGAAGGCCCCCTCGGCCTCGTGGAGGACGCCGCCGTCGTCCTGGACGGAGAGACCGTCGCCTGGGTGGGCCCGGCCGCCAAGGCCCCGTCGGCGGACGAGACGTACGACGCGCAGGGCCGCGCGGCCATCCCCGGCTTCGTGGACTCCCACTCCCACCTCCTCTTCGCGGGCGACCGCACCAAGGAGTTCAACGCCCGCATGGAGGGCCGCCCGTACGAGGCGGGCGGCATCCGCACGACGGTCGCGGCGACCCGCGCGGCCACGGACGCGGAGCTGGAGGCGAACGTCACCCACTACCTCCGCGAGGCCCTGCTCCAGGGCACGACGACGTTCGAGACGAAGTCGGGCTACGGCCTGACGACCGAGGACGAGGCCCGCGCCCTGCGCATCGCGGCCCGCCACACGGACGAGGTGACGTTCCTGGGCGCGCACATCGTGTCCCCCGACCTCGCGGACGACCCGGCGGCGTACGTGGCCCTGGTGACCGGCGAGATGCTGGAGGCGTGCGCGCCGCACGCCCGCTGGGTGGACGTGTTCTGCGAGAAGGGCGCGTTCGACGGGGACCAGGCGCGGGCGATCCTCACGGCGGGCAAGGCGAAGGGCCTGCACCCGCGTGTGCACGCCAACCAGCTCAGCTACGGCCCGGGCGTCCAGCTCGCCGTGGAGCTGGACGCGGCGAGCGCCGACCACTGCACGCACCTGACGGACGCGGACGTGGACGCCCTGGCCAACAGCGGCACGGTGGCGACCCTGCTGCCCGGCGCGGAGTTCTCCACCCGCGCCGAGTGGCCCGACGCCCGCCGCCTCCTCGACGCGGGCGCCACCGTCGCCCTGTCCACGGACTGCAACCCCGGCTCGTCCTTCACGTCCTCCGTGCCCTTCTGCATCGCCCTCGCCGTACGGGACATGGGGATGACCCCGGACGAGGCGCTGTGGGCGGCCACGGCGGGCGGCGCCGCGGCCCTGCGCCGCACGGACGTCGGCCGCCTCGCCCCGGGCGCCCGCGCCGACCTGGCCCTCCTGGACGCCCCGAGCCACGTCCACCTGGCGTACCGGCCCGGCGTACCGCTGGTGTCGGCCGTGTGGCAGCGCGGCACACGGGTGCGCTGACGGGTCCGCGGGCCCGCGGACCAGCAGGAGCCCGCAGACGCAGAGACACAGAGACGTAGAGACACAGAGACACAGAGACACAGAGACGCAGAGACGCAGAACGGCTTGGGGGCCGCCCACCATCAGGGCGGCCCCCAAGCCGTTCGCGTGTCCGCTGCGGACGTCGCTACTCCTCCAGCGTCAGCCCCTTGCGGAGCCGCACCAGCGTGCGGGAGAGCAGCCGTGACACATGCATCTGCGAGATGCCCAGTTCCTCACCGATCTCCGACTGCGTCATGTTGGCGACGAAGCGCAGGGAGAGGATCTTCCGGTCCCGGGGCGGGAGTTCGGCGATCAGCGGCTTCAGGGACTCGACGTACTCGATGCCTTCGAGGCCGTGGTCCTCGTAGCCGATGCGGTCGGCGAGCGCGCCCTCGGAGTCGTCCTCCTCGGGCTGGGCGTCCAGGGAGCTCGCGGTGTAGGCGTTGGACGCGGCCATGCCCTCGACGACCTCTTCGTTCGAGATGCCGAGGCGCTCGGCGAGTTCGGCCACTGTCGGCGCGCGGTCGAACTTCTGGGCGAGTTCGTCGCCCGCCTTGGCGAGGTCGAGGCGGAGCTCCTGGAGCCGACGCGGCACGCGCACCGACCACGACGTGTCGCGGAAGAAACGCTTGATCTCGCCGACGATCGTCGGCATCGCGAACGTGGGGAACTCGACGCCGCGGCTGAGCTCGAAGCGGTCGATCGCCTTGATCAGGCCGATGGTGCCGACCTGGATGATGTCCTCCATCGGCTCGCTGCGGGAGCGGAACCGGGAGGCGGCGAACTTCACCAGGGCGAGGTTCAGTTCGACGAGGGTGTTGCGCACGTACGCGTACTCGTGCGTGCCTTCCTCGAGGGACTCAAGGCGCTCGAAGAGGGTCTTGGACAGCGCGCGGGCGTCCAGCGGCGCCACTTCGTCGTACGGGGGGATCTCGGGGAGCCCGGACAGGCTCTCGGCGATGTGCTCGGCCCGCTCGTCGTCGAGGGTGGCGGGGGCGGCAGCGGTGCAGGCGCCGTCGGCGAGCGGGGGCTCGGCCGTCGCGGCCCGTGCGCCCTCGTGGGCGGGACCCGGGATGCCGGGGGCCCTGTGGGCCTGGGTGCGGTTCGGCGGGGGTGTCGACGTCGCCTGGTCAGTGCGCGATTCGTCGAGCCGGGGTGACATGGTCTCCTCCATCGTTCTCGGCATATGGCTGCCGATGCCACTACGTGCACTGCGGTGTGCGGCGCCTCCATGGCCGTCCGTGTCGATTGGTGTCTCTTCTACCCCTACCCGCTTCCGCGTCGGAGTCGCAAGTGCGCTCTGTGGTGAAATGTCCGAATTCTGGAGGTTGTTCGGCTACCAGAGGCCGTAGGGAAGGCGTAATGTTCAGGGGCGTCACCGTGCGTCTCGGCGCGCGGTAAACAGCCCACGACGGTCGGGAAGAGAGTGACGGCATGGACCGCGGGACGGTCGGCAGTGCACATAGGGGC from Streptomyces flavofungini includes:
- the hutI gene encoding imidazolonepropionase, which encodes MTTTLLTNIASLVTNDPALGEGPLGLVEDAAVVLDGETVAWVGPAAKAPSADETYDAQGRAAIPGFVDSHSHLLFAGDRTKEFNARMEGRPYEAGGIRTTVAATRAATDAELEANVTHYLREALLQGTTTFETKSGYGLTTEDEARALRIAARHTDEVTFLGAHIVSPDLADDPAAYVALVTGEMLEACAPHARWVDVFCEKGAFDGDQARAILTAGKAKGLHPRVHANQLSYGPGVQLAVELDAASADHCTHLTDADVDALANSGTVATLLPGAEFSTRAEWPDARRLLDAGATVALSTDCNPGSSFTSSVPFCIALAVRDMGMTPDEALWAATAGGAAALRRTDVGRLAPGARADLALLDAPSHVHLAYRPGVPLVSAVWQRGTRVR
- a CDS encoding RNA polymerase sigma factor SigF, whose protein sequence is MSPRLDESRTDQATSTPPPNRTQAHRAPGIPGPAHEGARAATAEPPLADGACTAAAPATLDDERAEHIAESLSGLPEIPPYDEVAPLDARALSKTLFERLESLEEGTHEYAYVRNTLVELNLALVKFAASRFRSRSEPMEDIIQVGTIGLIKAIDRFELSRGVEFPTFAMPTIVGEIKRFFRDTSWSVRVPRRLQELRLDLAKAGDELAQKFDRAPTVAELAERLGISNEEVVEGMAASNAYTASSLDAQPEEDDSEGALADRIGYEDHGLEGIEYVESLKPLIAELPPRDRKILSLRFVANMTQSEIGEELGISQMHVSRLLSRTLVRLRKGLTLEE